The Achromobacter deleyi region TGTTCGCTGTCGATGGGCAGCAATTCCGCACCGTTGTCGCGGATGGCCTGCATGAAGAGCGACCCCGCCGCGACCAGGGCTTCCTTGTTGGCCAGCAGTACGCGCTTGCCGGCGCGCGCCGCCGCCAGGGCGGCGGGCAGCCCCGCGGCGCCCACAATGGACGCCATGACGGAATCGCACTGCGGGTCGGCCGCGGTATCGGCCAGCGCCTGCGCGCCCACCCGGATCTCCGGCATCGGCTGGACGCCCGTCCAGGCGTCGACGAACTTCTGCCGCGCGGCGGCATCGGGCACCACCACCACCGCGGCACGGCTGGCCAGCGCCTGCTCGGCCAGACGCTTCATCTGGGTATAGGCAGATAGCGCATACACCGCCAGGCGCTCGGGATGGCGGGCAATGACATCCAGCGTGCTTTCACCGACCGAACCAGTCGATCCCAGCACAACGACGCGTTGAAAAGCCGTCAAAACAAAACTCCAGACAAAAGTAGCGCAAAGGGCGCGACGGGAAGAATCGCATCAATGCGGTCATAGACGCCGCCATGGCCGGGCAGGAGCGTGCTGGAGTCCTTGCGGCCCGCGCGGCGCTTGAGCAGCGACTCGAACAGGTCCCCCACGATGGACAGCACGCCCAGCAGCGCGGCGATCGGCAGAGCCAGCCAGAAGCTCCAGCGCTCGACCAGCGCGTGGCCGAACGTGCCGGCCCACAAGCTGGACAGGCCGATCCACACCACCGCGCCCAGCACGCCGGCAACGGCGCCTTCAATGGTCTTTCCGGGACTCACCCGCGGGGCCAGTTTACGCTTGCCGAACGCGCGGCCGGCAAAATAAGCCGCGATATCGGCAACCCAGACCAGCGCCAGCAGGGAAACCACGAAGCCCGCGCCCCGCGCGACGAACATCTGCGCCAGCACGGCCCAGGCCGCGAATGCGGCGGGCACCGAAAAGACAGACCAGCCCAGGCTTGCGGGCGCCGCGTCGGAACGGCCGCGAACCACGGCAGCGACACCGCCAAACAGCCAGACCGCGGACACGGCGGGCACCAGGTAGCGCAGCACCCAGGCCGGGTCGCTCACGCCGCCACGGTCGCCCGCCAGCCAGGCGGAGGCAAGCGCCAGCATGCCTGCGAACAACAGCACGGCAACGCCGATGGCAATCACGGGGGATGGCGGTTGCGGCAGCGTCAGGCGCAGCCACTCCCAGTTGGCGCACGCGGCGGCCAGCGCCAGCAAGGCCACGAACCACCAGGGGTTCGCGCTGATCATCGCGGCGGCCAGAATGGCCAATAGAACGGCGGCGGTAACGATACGCTGGCCCAACATATGACGGTCTCCTCGTGTGCAGCTCTGGAAAGACGCGCTTGTCGCCTTCTGCTTATTTCGCGCCGTTTTCGCTGACTTGCGCGCTGGTGCGGCCAAAACGGCGTTCGCGCGTGCGATACCAATCAAAGGCGGCCATGAGTTCATTGGCGCCGAAGTCCGGCCAGTAGCGGTCCGTGAAGTAAAACTCCGCGTAGGCCATCTGCCAGATCAGGAAATTGGAAATGCGTTGTTCGCCGCCGGTGCGGATGAACAGGTCGGGTTCGGGCGCCCACGCCATGGAAAGGTGCCTGGCCAGGCGCTCCTCGTCCACCAGCTCGGGGTGGGCCGCCAGGCCGGGCTCGGCCGCCAGCATGGCGCGCGTGGCCTGAAGAATGTCCCAGCGACCGCCATAGTTGGCGGCAACCGTCAGGTGCAGACGATCGTTGTGCGCGGTGCGCGCCTGGGCCGCGACGATCAGTTCGCGCAGGCGCGGCTCAAAGGGGCTCAGGTCCCCGATCACGTGCAAGCGGACGCCCTGCTCTTCCAGCTTGCCGATCTCGCGCTCCAGCGCCTGCACGAACAGGCGCATCAGCAAGGACACTTCCTCGGCGGGACGGCGCCAGTTCTCGGAACTGAACGCGAACAGCGTCAGGTAACGGACGCCGGCGCGGCCGCAGGCCTCGACCACGCGCCGCACGGCCTGCACGCCCTTGGCATGGCCCGCCGTGCGAGGCAGCAGCCGCCGCGTCGCCCACCGGCCGTTGCCATCCATGATGATAGCGACGTGCTCGGGGATGTCGCGAGTATCGGGTACCGCCTGGGTCGAACTGGTTGCCATTAGTTTGGGACTGCGCGCGGTAAACCGGCGAAAAACAGGAATACGGGAAAAACCTGCGCCGTCGTTTCCATCGCTACGTAGAAGTACCGCGAGGCAATGGACAGGACGGCGCGTGGGCAAGGGAATCCTGACGCCAGGGCGATCGGCACTGCCGGCCGCCCCAGGACGTGCTGGGATTATACGGTCATGATTTCCGCTTCTTTCTGGACGACCATCTTGTCGATGTCGGTGACGGCACGGTCCGTCAGCTTCTGGACGTCGTCCTGGGCGCGACGCTCGTCGTCCTCGGAGATTTCCTTGTCCTTGACCAGCTTCTTCAGCGCCTCGTTGGCTTCACGACGCAGGTTGCGCACGGCGATCTTGGCATCTTCGCCTTCGCTGCGGACAACCTTGGTCAGATCGCGGCGGCGCTCTTCGGTCAGTGCGGGCATCGGCACGCGGATGGTGTCGCCCATGGAGATGGGATTGAGGCCCAGGTCCGATTCGCGGATTGCCTTTTCGATCGGGCCGGCCATTTGCTTCTCGTAGGGCTGCACGCTGATGGTGCGGGCGTCGACGAGGTTCACGTTGGCGACCTGACCGACCGGCACGGGCGAACCGTAGTAGTCGACCTGTACGTGATCCAGGATGCCGGTGTGGGCGCGGCCCGTGCGGATCTTGCCCAGGTTGATCTTGAGCGTATCAAGCGACTTGGCCATTCTGGCCTCGGCGGATTTGCGGATTTCTGCTGCGCTCATGGAATTTCCTTTTCTTTAGACGTGTACCAACGTGCCTTCGTCTTCGCCGCTGACGACTCGCTTGAGCGCGCCGGACTTATTGATCGAAAACACTTTGATCGGCAGTTTCTGGTCGCGGCACAGCGCGAAGGCGGTGGCGTCCATGACTTCCAGACGGCGGACGATCGCCTCATCGAAGCTGATCCGCGCATAGCGCGTGGCGGTCGGATCCTTGTTGGGATCCGCGCTGTAGATGCCGTCCACCTTGGTGGCCTTCAACACGATCTCCGCGCCGATTTCGGCGCCGCGCAAGGCGGCCGCGGTATCGGTGGTGAAGAAGGGGTTGCCGGTGCCCGCGGCGAAGATGACGACCTTGCCCTCTTCGAGGTAGCGCAGGGCCTTCGGGCGGATGTAGGGCTCGACGACCTGATCAATGTTCAGGGCCGATTGTACGCGGGTGTCGATACCCTTGTGCTTGAGCGCGTCTTGCAGCGCAAGCGCGTTCATGATGGTGGCCATCATGCCCATGTAGTCGGCGGTAGCGCGGTCCATGCCCTGCGCGCCCGGGGCGACGCCACGGAAGATGTTGCCTCCGCCGATGACGATGGCCAGCTCGACGCCAGTGGCGGCGACTTCGGCGATCTCATCGGTCATGCGGACGATGGTGGAGCGATTGATGCCAAATGCATCATCGCCCATCAGCGCCTCGCCGGAAAGTTTGAGAAGAACCCGTTTGTATGCTCTGCTGCTCATAGGTGATATCCCGAAGAACAATCCGACGAAAGTGTAAGACAAGAAATAGGCCGGACTAGAATTTAATCTACTCCGGCCCTTAAGCACTACCCTGGGGTCAGGCGCGGCCGGCGGCGGCTGCGGCAACCTCAGCGGCGAAGTCGCTGGTCTTCTTCTCGATACCTTCGCCGACGACGAACAGCACGAACTTGGCGACCGAAGCGCCCTTTTCCTTCAGATGCTGCTCAACCGTGTGCTTGTCGCTCTTGACGAACGGCTGCGACATCAGGGTAACTTCCTTCAGGAACTTCTGCACCGAACCTTCGACCATCTTGGCGACGATTTCAGCAGGCTTGCCCGATTCAGCGGCCTTCTGCTCGGCAACCGAGCGCTCGGCGGCGATGTCAGCCGGGTTCACGCCGTCGGCGTTCAGGGCCTTGGGCTTGGTGGCGGCGATGTGCATCGCCAGGTCCTT contains the following coding sequences:
- the frr gene encoding ribosome recycling factor; amino-acid sequence: MSAAEIRKSAEARMAKSLDTLKINLGKIRTGRAHTGILDHVQVDYYGSPVPVGQVANVNLVDARTISVQPYEKQMAGPIEKAIRESDLGLNPISMGDTIRVPMPALTEERRRDLTKVVRSEGEDAKIAVRNLRREANEALKKLVKDKEISEDDERRAQDDVQKLTDRAVTDIDKMVVQKEAEIMTV
- the pyrH gene encoding UMP kinase; this translates as MSSRAYKRVLLKLSGEALMGDDAFGINRSTIVRMTDEIAEVAATGVELAIVIGGGNIFRGVAPGAQGMDRATADYMGMMATIMNALALQDALKHKGIDTRVQSALNIDQVVEPYIRPKALRYLEEGKVVIFAAGTGNPFFTTDTAAALRGAEIGAEIVLKATKVDGIYSADPNKDPTATRYARISFDEAIVRRLEVMDATAFALCRDQKLPIKVFSINKSGALKRVVSGEDEGTLVHV
- the uppS gene encoding polyprenyl diphosphate synthase codes for the protein MATSSTQAVPDTRDIPEHVAIIMDGNGRWATRRLLPRTAGHAKGVQAVRRVVEACGRAGVRYLTLFAFSSENWRRPAEEVSLLMRLFVQALEREIGKLEEQGVRLHVIGDLSPFEPRLRELIVAAQARTAHNDRLHLTVAANYGGRWDILQATRAMLAAEPGLAAHPELVDEERLARHLSMAWAPEPDLFIRTGGEQRISNFLIWQMAYAEFYFTDRYWPDFGANELMAAFDWYRTRERRFGRTSAQVSENGAK
- a CDS encoding phosphatidate cytidylyltransferase; its protein translation is MLGQRIVTAAVLLAILAAAMISANPWWFVALLALAAACANWEWLRLTLPQPPSPVIAIGVAVLLFAGMLALASAWLAGDRGGVSDPAWVLRYLVPAVSAVWLFGGVAAVVRGRSDAAPASLGWSVFSVPAAFAAWAVLAQMFVARGAGFVVSLLALVWVADIAAYFAGRAFGKRKLAPRVSPGKTIEGAVAGVLGAVVWIGLSSLWAGTFGHALVERWSFWLALPIAALLGVLSIVGDLFESLLKRRAGRKDSSTLLPGHGGVYDRIDAILPVAPFALLLSGVLF